In uncultured Desulfuromusa sp., a genomic segment contains:
- a CDS encoding MBL fold metallo-hydrolase: MKRRSFLKAMGATAAGVGAAATIGAPSKAFARGKEDIGECKSLKITVLSETSWFDNDQFKKDIVDNGGASTNQYDVPWDPNNAGGYATLLEIEQLDGSVNKLLLDTGWSNEWMDYVFERHGVDKMIANKEIDTMVISHWHLDHYWGIESTLKHNDKIKIYGPETMYPEDETLLYGGKNEAKGLVINKNDVPFKGELVKTNPKEFYKLYPGVAIKEFDVPILLRVRGENVIYVNVKGKGIVTVTGCCHPGLLTLYSTARRQIKGGENIYGCYGGLHISLFENWDPKMDDIIKGAKAFNPKKMGCNHCTGWVWAENAAKAGLPIVKGTDTYKTYPRQSAVAKDTNVFLTNGDTVVF; the protein is encoded by the coding sequence ATGAAACGACGTAGTTTTCTAAAGGCCATGGGTGCTACTGCTGCTGGTGTCGGGGCAGCTGCCACAATCGGTGCTCCAAGTAAAGCATTTGCTCGAGGAAAAGAAGATATCGGTGAATGTAAGAGCTTGAAAATCACCGTTTTGTCAGAAACAAGTTGGTTTGATAATGATCAGTTTAAAAAAGACATTGTCGATAATGGTGGTGCCAGTACCAATCAATATGATGTTCCCTGGGATCCCAATAATGCCGGCGGTTATGCCACACTTCTGGAAATTGAGCAGTTGGACGGTAGCGTGAATAAACTTTTGCTTGATACCGGATGGAGTAACGAGTGGATGGATTATGTTTTTGAGCGCCATGGGGTTGATAAGATGATAGCCAATAAAGAGATTGATACCATGGTTATCAGCCACTGGCACCTCGATCATTATTGGGGGATTGAATCCACTCTAAAACATAATGACAAGATAAAAATATATGGCCCTGAAACCATGTATCCAGAAGATGAGACCCTGCTTTATGGTGGCAAGAATGAGGCGAAGGGTTTGGTTATTAATAAGAATGATGTCCCCTTCAAGGGGGAGTTGGTGAAAACAAATCCCAAAGAGTTTTACAAGTTGTACCCAGGTGTGGCTATCAAGGAGTTTGATGTTCCTATCCTGCTGCGGGTGCGTGGTGAAAATGTCATCTATGTCAACGTGAAAGGTAAGGGGATTGTCACCGTTACCGGTTGTTGTCACCCGGGATTGTTGACACTGTATTCAACCGCCAGACGTCAGATTAAAGGGGGAGAGAATATCTATGGCTGTTACGGTGGACTCCATATTTCCCTGTTCGAAAACTGGGATCCGAAAATGGATGATATTATCAAGGGTGCAAAAGCCTTTAATCCCAAGAAGATGGGTTGTAATCATTGTACGGGTTGGGTTTGGGCTGAAAATGCCGCGAAGGCAGGATTGCCGATAGTTAAAGGAACCGACACCTATAAAACCTACCCGAGACAATCTGCCGTAGCCAAAGATACCAATGTTTTCCTGACCAACGGTGATACGGTCGTATTCTAA